A window of the Pungitius pungitius chromosome 3, fPunPun2.1, whole genome shotgun sequence genome harbors these coding sequences:
- the LOC119213922 gene encoding carotenoid-cleaving dioxygenase, mitochondrial yields the protein MDPIPQEQHCAPAPTKSKSRKIINHFTDVHGLPCIENIVSSVEDTPNPIGTDITGSIPVWIRGSFLRNGPGKFEIGNQKFNHWFDGMALLHQFKIAEGRVSYKSRFLSSDSFKANEEHNRIVVSEFGTVTMPDPCKNFFQRFLSRFELPKPSDNANVSFVTYKGDYYVSTETNIMHKVDPETLETTKKVDWSKFIAVNGATAHPHTEPDGTTYNMGNSYNSKGASYNIIKVPPTKQTAEDTLEGVSVLCSIPSSEKSKPSYYHSFGMSENYVVFIEQPIKMNLLKIVTGKLRGKSISDRILWDPTLNTIFHLIHKQTGKVSAVKYLAKPLLTLHQINAYEEGGFLVLDMCASDDGAAINNYNVQNLRKSGEDLDEVYNTLCRVFPRRFVLPLNVDQETPYGKNLNPIGSATSVRFAKNQVFCTHEDLHGEDLSEYGGLEFPQINYAKYNTRPYRYFYGCGFRHLVGDSLIKMDLNGKRMKVWEEPGRYPSEPVFVPSPNATEEDDGVVMSVVITPNKDKSTFLLVLDAATFAELGRAAVPVNIPYGFHGTFNATA from the exons ATGGACCCCATCCCACAGGAACAGCACTGCGCCCCGG CACCCACTAAGTCCAAGTCCAGGAAGATCATAAACCACTTCACGGATGTGCATGGACTGCCGTGCATCGAGAACATTGTGAGCTCAGTGGAGGACACCCCCAATCCCATCGGCACCGACATCACCGGCAGCATCCCGGTGTGGATCCGAGGGAGCTTCCTGAGGAACGGGCCCGGCAAGTTCGAGATTGGGAACCAGAA GTTTAACCACTGGTTCGACGGCATGGCCCTGCTGCACCAGTTCAAGATAGCTGAGGGGAGGGTGTCCTACAAGAGCCGTTTCCTGTCCAGCGACAGCTTCAAGGCCAACGAGGAGCACAACCGCATCGTCGTGTCCGAGTTCGGCACCGTCACCATGCCGGACCCTTGCAAGAACTTCTTCCAGCGCTTCCTCTCCAGATTTGAATTGCCGA AGCCTTCAGATAACGCCAATGTGAGCTTTGTGACCTACAAAGGTGATTATTACGTCAGTACAGAGACCAACATCATGCACAAGGTGGACCCTGAAACCCTGGAGACCACCAAGAAG GTGGACTGGAGCAAATTCATCGCAGTGAACGGAGCCACCGCTCACCCTCACACGGAACCCGACGGCACCACCTACAACATGGGGAATTCCTACAACTCCAAAG GAGCGAGCTACAACATCATCAAAGTGCCGCCCACCAAGCAGACCGCCGAGGACACCTTAGAGGGGGTTTCGGTGTTGTGTTCGATTCCCTCGTCGGAAAAGAGCAAACCGTCCTACTACCACAGCTTCG GGATGTCCGAGAACTACGTTGTGTTCATTGAGCAGCCCATCAAGATGAACCTGTTGAAGATTGTGACGGGGAAGCTGAGGGGGAAAAGCATCAGCGACAGAATCCTCTGGGACCCGACCCTCAACACCATCTTCCACCTGATCCACAAGCAGACGGGGAAG GTGAGCGCTGTCAAGTACCTCGCCAAGCCGCTGTTGACCTTACACCAGATCAACGCCTACGAGGAGGGCGGCTTCCTGGTCCTGGACATGTGCGCTTCGGACGATGGCGCGGCAATCAACAACTACAACGTCCAGAACCTGCGCAAGTCTGGAGAAGACCTCGACGAG GTGTACAACACCTTGTGCAGGGTCTTTCCACGGCGGTTCGTTCTGCCTCTAAATGTGGACCAAGAGACGCCCTACGGCAAGAACCTGAACCCGATAGGCAGCGCCACTTCTGTGAGATTCGCCAAGAACCAG GTCTTCTGCACTCACGAGGACCTCCACGGAGAGGATTTAAGTGAATACGGAGGTCTGGAGTTCCCTCAGATCAACTATGCCAAGTACAACACTCGCCCTTATCGCTACTTCTACGGCTGCGGCTTCAGACATCTAGTCGGAGACTCGCTGATCAAGATGGACCTCAACGGGAAGCGCATGAAG GTGTGGGAGGAACCCGGGCGGTATCCCTCCGAACCCGTCTTTGTGCCGTCACCTAATGCCACGGAGGAGGACGATGGCGTTGTCATGTCTGTGGTCATCACACCCAATAAG GACAAGAGCACATTCCTTCTGGTTTTAGATGCCGCGACCTTTGCAGAGCTGGGCCGAGCCGCCGTGCCCGTGAACATCCCCTACGGCTTCCACGGCACGTTCAACGCCACGGCGTAA
- the LOC119211034 gene encoding testis-expressed protein 12-like isoform X3 — protein MAEKMIPPISNKRPLNNNKGSKQTEKETEQTPANQDKSPPKKKKPPSSSSTLESAGLFEATTAGASKDITMLLSTFSEVLSERAAGDASQMKELQGILTEAQKLESYLREKKKRLRQTLALISDKLQG, from the exons ATGGCCGAAAAAATGATCCCTCCGATATCAAACAAGAGGCCattgaacaataataaaggctccaaacagacagagaaagag ACTGAGCAGACACCTGCCAATCAAGACAAATCtccaccaaagaagaagaagcctccTTCGTCATCATCCACTCTGGAGTCAGCCGGTTTATTCGAGGCGACAACTGCAG GTGCGAGTAAAGACATCACGATGCTGCTGTCAACATTTTCTGAAGTGTTAAG CGAGCGGGCGGCGGGCGACGCCTCCCAGATGAAGGAGCTGCAGGGCATCCTGACCGAAGCCCAGAAGCTCGAGTCCTAtctgagggagaagaagaagcgccTGAGGCAGACGCTGGCTCTGATTTCTGACAAACTGCAGGGCTGA
- the LOC119211034 gene encoding testis-expressed protein 12-like isoform X2, giving the protein MNKKRYVTIKEAVHMAEKMIPPISNKRPLNNNKGSKQTEKETEQTPANQDKSPPKKKKPPSSSSTLESAGLFEATTAGASKDITMLLSTFSEVLSERAAGDASQMKELQGILTEAQKLESYLREKKKRLRQTLALISDKLQG; this is encoded by the exons ATGAACAAA AAACGTTACGTCACCATAAAAGAAGCAGTGCACATGGCCGAAAAAATGATCCCTCCGATATCAAACAAGAGGCCattgaacaataataaaggctccaaacagacagagaaagag ACTGAGCAGACACCTGCCAATCAAGACAAATCtccaccaaagaagaagaagcctccTTCGTCATCATCCACTCTGGAGTCAGCCGGTTTATTCGAGGCGACAACTGCAG GTGCGAGTAAAGACATCACGATGCTGCTGTCAACATTTTCTGAAGTGTTAAG CGAGCGGGCGGCGGGCGACGCCTCCCAGATGAAGGAGCTGCAGGGCATCCTGACCGAAGCCCAGAAGCTCGAGTCCTAtctgagggagaagaagaagcgccTGAGGCAGACGCTGGCTCTGATTTCTGACAAACTGCAGGGCTGA
- the LOC119211034 gene encoding testis-expressed protein 12-like isoform X1, which translates to MAYIFFANIILNEKRYVTIKEAVHMAEKMIPPISNKRPLNNNKGSKQTEKETEQTPANQDKSPPKKKKPPSSSSTLESAGLFEATTAGASKDITMLLSTFSEVLSERAAGDASQMKELQGILTEAQKLESYLREKKKRLRQTLALISDKLQG; encoded by the exons ATggcttatatattttttgctaaTATTATATTGAACGAG AAACGTTACGTCACCATAAAAGAAGCAGTGCACATGGCCGAAAAAATGATCCCTCCGATATCAAACAAGAGGCCattgaacaataataaaggctccaaacagacagagaaagag ACTGAGCAGACACCTGCCAATCAAGACAAATCtccaccaaagaagaagaagcctccTTCGTCATCATCCACTCTGGAGTCAGCCGGTTTATTCGAGGCGACAACTGCAG GTGCGAGTAAAGACATCACGATGCTGCTGTCAACATTTTCTGAAGTGTTAAG CGAGCGGGCGGCGGGCGACGCCTCCCAGATGAAGGAGCTGCAGGGCATCCTGACCGAAGCCCAGAAGCTCGAGTCCTAtctgagggagaagaagaagcgccTGAGGCAGACGCTGGCTCTGATTTCTGACAAACTGCAGGGCTGA
- the LOC134126970 gene encoding sortilin-related receptor-like codes for MAMVQRALPWSLCVRLLWLAGIYASSNLHAERPRGGFFAIEARRDLQDGGGGGGGGGAGGGGGAAAAAAPRAAAGGSDSGAYPPHRSRRSPGESAMPKVYGQVNLNDSHNQMVVHWAGKKSNVIVALARDSAGAIGPKTSSVYISYDYGTTFTLVSDRFRLSGVKAEGGNQQVISQFYHSPADNKRYLFVDSTNDYLWNTFDFCGRVRGFSLPFKPTDLLLHSGRAGLVLGYDGSHPNKQLWKSDDFGETWVLIQEHVKTYFWGVEPYDPPTTVLVQRHEPQGVSTVLSSTDFFQSDQNRTVILEQVDSFQLRDKYLFATTTRKLFGSHQPSSVQLWVSYNRQPMKAAQFMTRHPITEYYIADASEEQVFVCVNHLNNVTHLYTSDTQGLSFSLSLENVLYFSPGGSGSNTLIRYTL; via the exons atggcgATGGTGCAGCGCGCTCTCCCGTGGTCACTGTGCGTGCGGCTCCTCTGGCTCGCCGGGATTTACGCGTCCTCCAACCTGCACGCCGAGCGGCCGCGCGGAGGCTTCTTCGCGATAGAAGCGAGGAGGGATTTacaggacggaggaggaggaggtggtggtggtggtgctggaggaggaggaggcgccgccgccgccgccgctccgaGAGCCGCCGCGGGCGGGTCGGACTCCGGCGCCTATCCGCCACATCGAAGCCGCCGGAGCCCCGGAGAGTCGGCCATGCCGAAGGTGTACGGCCAG GTCAACCTGAACGACTCCCACAACCAGATGGTGGTCCACTGGGCGGGGAAGAAGAGCAACGTCATCGTGGCGCTGGCGAGAGACAGCGCGGGGGCCATCGGACCCAAGACCAGCTCG gtCTACATCTCCTACGACTACGGCACCACCTTCACGCTGGTCTCTGACAGGTTCCGTCTGTCGGGGGTGAAGGCCGAGGGCGGCAACCAGCAGGTCATCTCCCAGTTCTACCACAGCCCCGCCGACAACAAGAGG TACCTGTTTGTTGACTCCACCAACGACTACCTGTGGAACACCTTTGACTTCTGTGGGAGGGTGCGGGGCTTCTCGCTGCCCTTCAAGCCCACcgacctgctgctgcacagcgGGAGGGCCGGCCTGGTGCTCGGGTACGACGGCTCCCACCCCAACAAGCAG CTGTGGAAGTCAGACGACTTCGGAGAGACGTGGGTGTTGATCCAGGAGCACGTGAAGACTTACTTCTG GGGCGTGGAGCCCTACGACCCCCCCACCACGGTGCTGGTCCAGAGACACGAGCCCCAGGGCGTCTCCACCGTCCTCAGCAGCACCGACTTCTTCCAGAGCGACCAGAACCGCACCGTCATCCTGGAGCAGGTGGACAGCTTCCAGCTCCGAGACAAGTACCTGTTCGCCACCACCACGCGG AAGCTGTTTGGCAGCCACCAGCCGTCGTCCGTCCAGCTCTGGGTCTCCTACAACCGCCAGCCAATGAAAGCCGCCCAGTTCATGACTCGGCATCCAATCACA gagTACTACATCGCGGACGCGTCGGAGgagcaggtgtttgtgtgtgtgaaccacCTGAACAACGTCACACACCTGTACACCTCGGACACCCAGGGCCTCTCCTTCTCGCTGTCGCTGGAGAACGTCCTGTACTTCAGCCCGGGGGGGTCGGGCAGCAACACGCTCATCAGGTACACGCTCTGA